A section of the Candidatus Cloacimonadota bacterium genome encodes:
- a CDS encoding prepilin peptidase, which translates to MGAVLGSFFNVLIDRIPRGESVVNPPSHCTSCGKQLPARQNIPIYTYLAQKGKCKFCGARIPWHHLAVEIATPLLFLALSFVYGIESFSFWKFAVMFGFLIPIFFIDAMHKIIPLVLSLPMVAVGMLLSFIQSGFNFVDFFWVYLLPALGLFALLYLLALGWEKLFHKEGLGGGDVILIPAVAAFFGVIHIPFVILLACLMGILYFLLFIRKPEQAFAFGNFIALAAVIWALAGETLMRSTGLI; encoded by the coding sequence CTGGGCGCTGTCCTGGGCAGCTTTTTTAACGTCCTCATCGACCGCATCCCCCGCGGGGAATCGGTTGTGAATCCCCCCTCGCACTGCACATCCTGCGGCAAACAGCTTCCCGCCCGGCAAAACATCCCCATCTACACCTATCTGGCCCAGAAAGGCAAATGCAAGTTCTGCGGCGCGAGAATCCCCTGGCACCACCTTGCTGTGGAAATCGCCACACCGCTGCTTTTTTTGGCGCTGTCCTTCGTTTACGGGATAGAAAGCTTCAGTTTTTGGAAATTCGCCGTGATGTTCGGATTCCTGATCCCCATCTTTTTCATCGACGCCATGCACAAGATCATACCGCTGGTGCTGTCGTTGCCAATGGTGGCTGTGGGAATGCTGCTGAGTTTCATCCAGAGCGGGTTTAACTTCGTGGACTTCTTTTGGGTTTACCTGCTGCCAGCCTTGGGGCTGTTCGCGCTACTCTATCTGCTGGCGCTGGGCTGGGAGAAGTTGTTCCACAAAGAGGGACTGGGTGGCGGCGATGTGATCCTGATTCCGGCAGTGGCGGCCTTTTTCGGCGTAATTCACATCCCCTTTGTGATCCTGCTCGCCTGCCTGATGGGGATTCTTTATTTCCTGCTCTTCATCCGCAAGCCGGAACAAGCTTTCGCTTTCGGCAACTTCATCGCCCTGGCGGCTGTGATCTGGGCCCTGGCGGGCGAAACCCTGATGCGTTCAACGGGGCTGATCTGA
- a CDS encoding flavin reductase family protein: MKQTDLTQAYGLVHLPAKVALAVTENPGGGYNLITLEWFMRTSIQPPMFAISVGHTRFSYECLQENRFFNLVFPSAEMKPLCALAGSTSGRDTDKFKKGGVESIPGKYRRLPVPREAVAVFECEVTSQVRSGDHTIFVGEVRQCWANESKELLVYSGKEL; the protein is encoded by the coding sequence ATGAAACAGACCGACCTGACCCAGGCCTATGGCCTGGTCCACCTTCCCGCCAAGGTGGCCCTCGCGGTCACCGAAAACCCCGGCGGAGGCTACAACCTGATCACGCTGGAGTGGTTCATGCGCACCTCCATCCAACCTCCGATGTTCGCCATTTCGGTTGGTCACACCCGGTTTTCGTATGAATGTCTGCAGGAAAACAGGTTTTTCAACCTGGTCTTCCCCTCGGCGGAGATGAAGCCGCTATGCGCCCTGGCCGGCTCCACTTCGGGCCGGGACACCGACAAGTTCAAGAAGGGCGGGGTGGAATCCATCCCCGGAAAATACCGCAGGCTGCCTGTCCCCAGAGAGGCGGTGGCGGTGTTTGAATGTGAGGTCACATCCCAGGTGAGAAGCGGTGACCACACCATCTTTGTGGGTGAAGTGCGCCAATGCTGGGCAAATGAGAGTAAAGAGCTGCTCGTCTATTCAGGAAAGGAGCTATAA
- the ruvA gene encoding Holliday junction branch migration protein RuvA, with translation MIDHIIGILVHKSPVNAVVETAMGLAFELQIPISTFEALPAEGQGCKIYTHVHLAQDDLRLFGFASPAERELYQQLNRISGVGPKSALSIISTLPIPTFVKAIEREESALLTKVPGIGMKSAQRLIVELKGKLRHLMDYAEPGQLGVEEDKVTEVENALQTLGFSPKDVRRELSLMGEEAQAQATEQLIKEVIRRLYQRSR, from the coding sequence ATGATAGATCACATCATTGGCATCCTGGTGCACAAGAGCCCGGTTAACGCGGTGGTAGAAACCGCCATGGGCCTGGCATTCGAACTTCAGATCCCCATCAGCACCTTTGAAGCCCTGCCGGCTGAAGGGCAGGGCTGTAAGATCTACACCCACGTGCACCTGGCGCAAGATGACCTGCGCCTCTTCGGTTTCGCCTCTCCTGCGGAACGCGAGCTTTACCAGCAACTGAACCGCATTTCCGGGGTGGGGCCCAAAAGCGCTTTGTCAATCATCTCCACCCTACCCATACCCACATTCGTGAAAGCCATCGAGCGCGAGGAAAGCGCCCTGCTCACAAAGGTGCCCGGCATCGGCATGAAAAGCGCCCAGCGTCTGATCGTCGAGCTCAAGGGCAAACTTCGCCATCTGATGGATTACGCTGAACCCGGCCAGTTGGGAGTGGAGGAAGACAAGGTCACTGAGGTGGAAAATGCCCTGCAGACCCTGGGCTTCAGCCCCAAGGACGTTCGCCGCGAACTGAGTCTGATGGGCGAGGAAGCCCAGGCTCAAGCCACCGAGCAGCTGATCAAGGAAGTGATCCGCCGCCTTTACCAGAGAAGCCGTTAA
- the ruvC gene encoding crossover junction endodeoxyribonuclease RuvC, protein MIILGIDPGSRFCGYGLLEIEGRRIIGAGCDVVNMVKEKELPTRLDMLYTFLDKVLDEYKPDMAAVESMFFHRHIRSVFTLGHARGVILLTLARHGVQIFEYTPREVKKAVVGNGNASKQQVRFMVSQLLKLKAPPAQDDAYDALGLALCHHHRIKHLA, encoded by the coding sequence GTGATCATACTCGGGATCGACCCTGGCAGCCGCTTTTGCGGCTATGGTCTGCTGGAGATTGAAGGCCGGCGGATAATCGGGGCGGGTTGCGACGTTGTGAATATGGTCAAAGAGAAGGAGCTGCCCACCCGGCTTGATATGCTCTACACCTTCTTGGACAAGGTTTTGGACGAGTATAAGCCGGATATGGCGGCGGTGGAAAGCATGTTTTTCCACAGGCATATCCGCAGCGTCTTCACTCTTGGCCACGCCCGGGGAGTGATCCTGCTCACCCTGGCCCGGCACGGAGTGCAAATCTTTGAATACACACCCCGCGAGGTGAAAAAAGCGGTGGTGGGAAACGGCAATGCCTCCAAGCAGCAGGTGCGCTTCATGGTGAGCCAACTGCTCAAACTGAAAGCGCCCCCGGCTCAGGACGATGCCTACGACGCTCTGGGGCTGGCGCTGTGCCACCATCACAGGATAAAGCATCTGGCATGA
- a CDS encoding YebC/PmpR family DNA-binding transcriptional regulator, which produces MSGHNKWSSIKHKKGAADAKRGQLFTRIVKEIILAAKNGGGDAEMNPRLRTAVLTAKAANMPRENIERAIKRGTGEIEGAAYEEIVYEGYGHNGVGIVVEVMTDNKNRTVADVRHIFSKYGGNLAESGSVAWNFEQKGFFNVPSAGLDEDEFMMHALEAGAEDIELSDEYFDIYTAVEDFHTVLAEFEKMGLPVENAELTRVPKNTINADDVAPKLFKLIEMLEDLDDVQKVYANFEVSDEVMEALSQE; this is translated from the coding sequence ATGTCCGGACACAATAAATGGAGTTCGATCAAACACAAAAAAGGCGCGGCCGACGCCAAGCGCGGCCAACTGTTCACCCGCATCGTTAAAGAGATCATCCTGGCCGCCAAAAACGGCGGCGGCGATGCCGAAATGAATCCCCGCCTGCGCACAGCCGTCCTCACCGCCAAAGCGGCCAACATGCCCCGGGAAAACATTGAGCGTGCCATCAAGCGCGGCACCGGCGAAATCGAGGGCGCTGCCTACGAAGAGATCGTCTATGAAGGCTACGGCCACAACGGCGTGGGCATCGTGGTGGAGGTGATGACAGACAACAAGAACCGCACTGTGGCTGATGTGCGCCACATCTTTTCCAAATACGGGGGCAACCTGGCAGAAAGCGGTTCCGTGGCCTGGAACTTCGAGCAAAAAGGGTTTTTCAATGTTCCTTCCGCCGGCCTGGATGAAGACGAATTCATGATGCATGCCCTGGAAGCCGGTGCAGAGGACATCGAGCTCAGCGACGAGTATTTCGACATTTACACCGCCGTGGAAGATTTTCATACCGTGTTGGCGGAATTTGAGAAAATGGGTCTGCCGGTGGAAAACGCCGAATTGACCCGGGTTCCCAAAAACACCATCAACGCGGATGATGTAGCGCCCAAACTCTTCAAGCTGATCGAAATGCTGGAAGATTTGGACGACGTTCAGAAGGTCTATGCCAATTTTGAGGTTTCCGACGAAGTAATGGAAGCCCTCAGCCAGGAATAG
- a CDS encoding PASTA domain-containing protein gives MASEKSKKFWLTVGIGAGIIFLSAFITSQIIFPIIFREPKQIEVPDLVGISSAAARQTLSALGLHAVVKDSIWSETERIDTVLEQNPAGGALIKPEGTVYLRVSRGTRKVGVPSVVGLSYQEAYYTLVNAGLKGVVADSLYSDSYAPNTVIRCIPGVGSKIELGAVVRMYMSRGPEPVIQGGAFADTTLQYETPFENW, from the coding sequence GTGGCCAGCGAAAAAAGCAAAAAGTTTTGGCTCACGGTTGGGATCGGCGCCGGGATAATCTTTCTCTCCGCCTTCATCACCAGCCAGATCATTTTCCCCATCATCTTCCGCGAGCCCAAGCAGATCGAGGTGCCGGATCTCGTGGGCATAAGTTCCGCGGCTGCCAGGCAGACACTGAGTGCGCTTGGGCTGCATGCCGTTGTGAAGGACTCCATCTGGTCTGAAACAGAGCGCATCGACACCGTTTTGGAACAGAACCCCGCGGGCGGAGCGCTGATAAAACCGGAAGGCACAGTTTACCTGCGCGTGAGCCGGGGAACCCGAAAGGTCGGGGTGCCGTCGGTGGTTGGCCTCAGCTACCAGGAAGCTTACTACACCCTCGTTAACGCAGGCCTGAAGGGCGTTGTGGCGGATTCCCTCTATTCAGACAGCTACGCGCCAAACACGGTTATCCGCTGCATTCCGGGGGTGGGATCAAAAATCGAGCTGGGCGCGGTGGTCCGAATGTACATGAGCCGGGGTCCGGAACCCGTTATCCAGGGAGGAGCATTTGCCGACACCACGCTGCAATATGAAACTCCTTTCGAAAACTGGTAA
- a CDS encoding elongation factor G translates to MKEYKLSKLRNLLLMGASGAGKTTLAEQIFHLTHTTNRLGKIDEGNTVMDFDAEEIAKKTSLSLSLGWLNYKDHKINILDTPGTPDFIGDAIVAIPAVENAVLVANAASGFEVGLELAIEHLENRKVGKVVVVNRMDNEHADFHKTLESIHENAGFNPIPVHLPIGRENTFEGVVDIIRQKAIRPSGEGEVPADMQSAVEDARLHLMEAVAETDEELLNAFLENMELSEEQLLKGLKNAVARGEVCPAFACSANTGVGVLALLDAVCSYLPSPEEANPMQVLKKGEPAEFIAKADGELLGYVFKLYADPNMGDYAYVRMFSGSLKSGMEFYIPEKDAKDKAGNMYYMLGKNRSDTQEIRAGEIGALVKLKNAKALNSIVAVGSDLSLPVPELPTPTYWQMIRAANQSDEDKISTSLQRVIAEDPTIGYELNPETHENVISGMGEQQLQLVLKKLKNRYKVEAIMKEPRIPYKETITASAESQYRHKKQSGGRGQYGEVYFRIKPTERGEGFEFINAIVGGVIPSNFIPAIEKGLVETMEKGIVAGYQVVDLSVEVYYGSYHDVDSSEMAFKIASSMALKEGFKKCRPILLEPIHDLTVIVPSEYMGDVMGDISTRRGRIMGMEQRGKKQYLNAQMPVAEMYFYYPALKSFTQGRGRFTQKFSHYEKVPDEIAAKVIAAWQDSEA, encoded by the coding sequence ATGAAAGAATACAAACTTTCCAAACTGCGCAACCTTCTTTTGATGGGGGCGAGCGGCGCGGGCAAGACCACTCTCGCGGAGCAGATTTTCCATTTGACCCACACCACCAACCGCCTCGGCAAAATCGACGAAGGCAACACTGTGATGGATTTTGACGCGGAAGAGATCGCGAAAAAGACATCCCTGAGCCTGAGCCTGGGCTGGTTGAACTACAAAGACCACAAGATCAACATTCTGGACACTCCAGGCACCCCGGATTTCATAGGGGACGCGATCGTGGCCATCCCGGCCGTTGAGAACGCTGTGCTGGTGGCAAACGCGGCCAGCGGTTTTGAAGTTGGCCTGGAACTTGCCATCGAGCATCTGGAGAACCGCAAGGTCGGCAAGGTCGTGGTGGTGAACCGCATGGACAACGAGCATGCCGATTTCCACAAGACCCTGGAATCCATCCACGAAAACGCCGGATTCAACCCGATTCCGGTGCATCTCCCCATCGGCAGGGAAAACACCTTTGAAGGCGTGGTGGACATCATCCGCCAGAAAGCCATCCGCCCTTCCGGAGAGGGTGAAGTTCCCGCCGACATGCAAAGCGCGGTTGAAGATGCCCGCCTGCATCTGATGGAAGCGGTGGCGGAAACCGACGAAGAACTGCTCAACGCTTTTCTGGAAAACATGGAACTCAGCGAAGAGCAGCTGCTGAAAGGCCTCAAAAACGCCGTGGCTAGAGGCGAGGTCTGCCCGGCATTTGCCTGTTCCGCGAATACCGGAGTGGGCGTTCTTGCTTTGCTGGACGCGGTTTGCAGCTACCTGCCCTCACCGGAGGAAGCCAATCCCATGCAGGTGCTGAAGAAAGGCGAACCGGCTGAATTCATCGCCAAAGCCGACGGCGAGCTTTTGGGTTATGTGTTCAAGCTTTACGCCGACCCGAACATGGGTGACTATGCCTATGTGCGTATGTTTTCAGGCAGTTTGAAGTCCGGCATGGAGTTTTACATCCCCGAAAAAGATGCCAAGGACAAAGCCGGAAACATGTATTACATGCTGGGCAAAAACCGCAGCGACACCCAGGAAATCCGAGCCGGTGAGATCGGCGCGCTGGTGAAGCTGAAAAACGCCAAGGCGCTGAACAGCATCGTGGCCGTGGGCAGCGACCTGAGCCTGCCCGTTCCGGAACTTCCCACCCCAACCTACTGGCAGATGATCCGCGCCGCCAACCAGAGCGACGAAGACAAGATCAGCACCAGCCTGCAGCGCGTTATTGCGGAAGATCCGACAATCGGTTACGAACTGAATCCGGAAACCCATGAGAACGTGATTTCCGGCATGGGTGAGCAACAACTCCAGTTGGTTCTCAAGAAACTGAAAAACCGCTACAAAGTCGAAGCTATAATGAAGGAACCCCGCATTCCGTATAAAGAGACCATTACCGCCAGCGCGGAATCGCAATACCGCCACAAAAAGCAGTCCGGTGGCCGCGGGCAGTATGGCGAAGTCTATTTTCGCATCAAACCCACAGAGCGCGGCGAGGGCTTCGAGTTCATCAACGCCATCGTGGGCGGCGTGATCCCCTCCAACTTCATCCCCGCCATCGAAAAAGGCTTGGTTGAAACAATGGAGAAGGGCATCGTGGCCGGCTATCAGGTCGTTGATTTGAGTGTGGAGGTCTATTATGGTAGCTATCACGATGTGGACAGCTCTGAAATGGCTTTCAAGATCGCCTCGTCCATGGCGCTGAAGGAAGGCTTCAAAAAATGCCGCCCCATCCTGCTGGAACCCATACATGACCTAACCGTCATCGTTCCCAGCGAATACATGGGTGACGTGATGGGCGATATCAGCACCCGGCGTGGACGCATCATGGGAATGGAGCAGCGCGGCAAGAAGCAGTATCTGAACGCCCAGATGCCCGTTGCCGAGATGTATTTCTATTACCCCGCCCTCAAGTCCTTCACCCAGGGCCGCGGACGCTTCACGCAGAAATTCTCCCACTACGAGAAGGTTCCTGACGAGATTGCGGCCAAAGTGATCGCCGCCTGGCAGGATTCCGAAGCATAA
- the rsmB gene encoding 16S rRNA (cytosine(967)-C(5))-methyltransferase RsmB: MVRKEAYQTILRIFKDKEFSDTLLHQRAKRLKSDRANVALFYNMVKGVVKLRGKLDYILSQHTDEARFAATDIKIKIWLYLGLYQLIYLDSIPAHAAINETVKLAKENLGDKVGDFVNAMLRSWQREPEVVYPTDPVQRIACEHSYPPELIEQWIDLWGEEDAEYLAIWFNENPKLHMRVNGTATTPEKLIQYFAKRDIKVTPSPVGKMTLLTEEADSVLDDVAFSEGYFSIQDTSSSLIVELLDPQPEENILDLFAAPGGKCSYIAEILNNTGEVVAVDKIPSKMKLLKQAADRLQLSNIKPIVSDAFKYGPVAPAYDRVLVDAPCSGWGVFGRKADLRWQAHQNIEELVKLQEKALALGANFVRPEGIMVYSTCTMNPEENERQIEKFLARNPRFTLIDASEKLPGDFCQGGMFRSLPFRHNMDGAFAAKMIKTR, encoded by the coding sequence ATGGTACGTAAAGAAGCCTATCAGACCATCCTGAGAATTTTCAAGGACAAGGAGTTTTCAGACACCCTGTTGCATCAGCGGGCAAAACGGCTGAAGAGCGACCGAGCTAACGTAGCCCTCTTTTACAACATGGTGAAAGGCGTGGTCAAGCTTAGGGGCAAACTTGACTATATCCTGTCCCAACATACCGACGAGGCCAGATTCGCCGCCACCGACATCAAGATCAAGATCTGGCTCTACCTGGGCCTATACCAACTTATATATCTGGATTCCATTCCCGCCCACGCGGCTATCAACGAAACGGTAAAACTGGCCAAGGAAAACCTGGGCGACAAAGTGGGCGATTTCGTGAACGCCATGCTGCGTTCCTGGCAGCGCGAGCCGGAAGTGGTTTACCCGACTGACCCCGTCCAACGAATCGCCTGCGAACACTCCTATCCACCAGAACTTATCGAACAGTGGATAGACCTCTGGGGCGAGGAAGATGCCGAATATCTGGCCATCTGGTTCAACGAGAATCCCAAACTGCACATGCGGGTCAACGGAACGGCCACCACCCCGGAGAAACTCATCCAGTACTTTGCCAAGCGCGACATCAAGGTGACGCCTTCCCCGGTGGGGAAAATGACCCTGCTCACGGAGGAAGCGGACTCCGTTTTGGACGATGTGGCTTTTTCGGAAGGCTATTTTTCCATCCAGGACACCTCCTCCTCGCTGATAGTGGAACTACTGGACCCCCAGCCGGAGGAAAACATCCTGGACCTCTTCGCGGCGCCCGGCGGAAAATGCTCCTACATTGCTGAAATCCTGAACAACACAGGCGAAGTGGTGGCTGTGGACAAGATTCCCAGCAAGATGAAGCTACTCAAGCAGGCGGCCGACAGACTGCAACTGAGCAACATAAAACCGATTGTTTCAGACGCTTTTAAATATGGTCCAGTAGCTCCGGCTTATGACAGGGTGCTGGTGGATGCCCCCTGTTCCGGATGGGGCGTTTTTGGGCGCAAAGCCGACCTCCGCTGGCAGGCGCATCAGAACATCGAGGAACTGGTAAAGCTGCAGGAAAAGGCTTTGGCGCTCGGGGCCAATTTTGTACGCCCGGAAGGGATCATGGTTTATTCCACCTGCACGATGAACCCCGAAGAGAATGAACGCCAGATAGAGAAGTTCCTTGCCCGGAACCCGCGTTTCACATTGATTGACGCCAGTGAAAAGCTTCCCGGGGATTTTTGCCAGGGCGGGATGTTCCGCAGCCTGCCTTTCCGCCACAACATGGACGGGGCTTTTGCCGCCAAAATGATCAAAACGAGGTAA
- a CDS encoding urocanate hydratase: protein MPKGSVFHVNLGEDLPPDPIFEPQYRRAPHRGMPLSANETKLALMNALRYIPTHLHSRLAPEFLQELKDHGRIYGYRYRPAGKIWGRPIDEYKGTVAGRAMQVMIDNNLDFDVALYPYELVTYGETGQVCQNWMQYRLIKKYLEVITDEQTLVVQSGHPLGLFPSRKEAPRVISTNGLVIGKWDNPEEFQRLTALGVANYGQMTAGGWMYIGPQGIVHGTFITLLNAGRKYLGIPADRDLAGVLYISSGLGGMSGAQSKAVEIAGGIGIIAEVDPSRIETRHQQGWVSRVSKSPEEIFRWVEEFRASRKPLSIAYHGNIVDLLEYVDKHEIKAELLSDQTSCHAVYEGGYTPVGYSFEEGRQLLANDPMRFRAAVDESLIRHFHVIQRLCAKGARFWDYGNSFLASVFDAGAKEIARNGINTSEGFIFPSYVEDIMGPLCFDYGYGPFRWVCLSGRDGDLELTDQAAKELIDPNRNAMDRDNHHWIAEAGANKLVVGTKARILYADEEGRVRIALKFNQMVREGKIGPVMLGRDHHDVSGTDSPFRETANIRDGSNVMADMATHCFAGNIARGMSLVVLSNGGGVGIGRAINGGNGIVLDGSAYMDQVVRSGLSWDVMGGVGRRGWARNPNAIETVQAWNEKHGSEGHITVPTPVDDAMLDALLEQSPGQ, encoded by the coding sequence ATGCCAAAAGGCAGTGTTTTTCACGTGAATCTGGGCGAGGATTTGCCTCCGGACCCCATTTTTGAACCCCAATACCGACGCGCGCCGCATCGCGGCATGCCTCTGAGCGCGAATGAGACAAAACTGGCGCTGATGAACGCGCTGCGCTACATTCCAACGCATCTGCATTCCCGGCTGGCCCCGGAGTTTTTGCAGGAATTGAAGGACCACGGCAGGATTTACGGCTACCGCTACCGTCCTGCCGGCAAGATTTGGGGCCGCCCCATAGATGAATACAAAGGCACCGTGGCAGGCCGCGCCATGCAGGTGATGATCGACAACAACCTGGATTTTGATGTTGCCCTCTATCCCTATGAACTGGTTACTTACGGCGAGACTGGCCAAGTTTGCCAGAACTGGATGCAGTATAGACTGATCAAGAAATATCTGGAAGTTATCACCGACGAACAGACGCTGGTGGTGCAGTCCGGCCATCCCCTGGGGCTCTTTCCCTCGCGCAAGGAGGCTCCGCGGGTGATTTCCACCAATGGCCTGGTGATCGGCAAATGGGACAATCCGGAGGAATTCCAGCGTCTAACCGCTTTGGGCGTTGCCAATTACGGGCAGATGACGGCCGGAGGATGGATGTACATCGGGCCGCAGGGAATCGTGCACGGGACCTTCATCACGCTTTTAAACGCCGGCCGCAAATATCTGGGCATCCCCGCCGACCGTGACCTGGCCGGGGTTCTTTACATCTCCTCCGGTTTGGGCGGCATGAGCGGCGCGCAATCCAAAGCGGTGGAAATCGCCGGCGGCATCGGCATCATCGCCGAAGTTGACCCCAGCCGCATTGAAACCCGGCACCAACAGGGCTGGGTGAGCCGCGTGTCCAAATCTCCCGAGGAAATCTTCCGCTGGGTGGAGGAGTTCCGTGCCAGCCGCAAACCCCTTTCCATTGCCTATCACGGCAACATCGTGGACCTTTTGGAATACGTGGACAAGCATGAGATCAAGGCTGAACTGCTCTCCGACCAAACCTCCTGCCACGCCGTGTATGAAGGTGGCTACACCCCGGTTGGATACAGCTTTGAAGAAGGCCGGCAACTGCTGGCAAATGACCCCATGAGGTTCCGCGCGGCGGTTGACGAATCGCTGATCCGTCATTTTCACGTTATCCAGCGGCTCTGCGCCAAAGGGGCCAGATTCTGGGATTACGGCAACAGCTTCCTGGCCTCGGTTTTCGATGCCGGGGCGAAAGAAATCGCCCGCAACGGCATCAACACAAGTGAAGGCTTCATCTTCCCCTCCTACGTGGAAGACATCATGGGGCCGCTTTGCTTCGATTATGGCTACGGGCCTTTCCGCTGGGTCTGCCTCAGCGGCAGGGACGGCGATCTGGAACTCACAGACCAAGCCGCGAAAGAACTTATCGATCCCAACCGCAACGCCATGGACCGCGACAACCACCACTGGATCGCCGAAGCCGGGGCAAACAAACTGGTTGTGGGCACCAAAGCCCGCATCCTCTATGCCGATGAGGAAGGTCGGGTGAGGATCGCGCTGAAATTCAACCAGATGGTGCGCGAAGGCAAGATCGGCCCGGTGATGCTGGGACGCGATCATCACGACGTTTCCGGCACGGACTCTCCTTTCCGGGAAACAGCCAATATCCGCGACGGCAGCAACGTTATGGCGGACATGGCCACCCATTGCTTCGCAGGAAACATCGCCCGTGGCATGAGCCTGGTAGTGCTTTCTAACGGTGGTGGAGTTGGAATTGGCCGCGCCATCAACGGAGGAAACGGCATCGTTTTGGACGGCAGCGCCTACATGGACCAGGTTGTGCGCTCCGGCCTTTCCTGGGATGTGATGGGCGGTGTCGGAAGGCGCGGCTGGGCCCGCAACCCCAATGCCATAGAGACCGTTCAGGCCTGGAACGAAAAACACGGTAGCGAAGGACATATAACCGTTCCCACGCCGGTGGATGATGCGATGCTCGATGCTTTGCTGGAACAGAGTCCGGGCCAGTGA